One Jannaschia sp. GRR-S6-38 genomic window carries:
- a CDS encoding DUF3422 family protein, which translates to MLKDHPRRYELANELHARPFPALKAPCRAAFLAIKREEDAANRDRSIDRAHLEALLDRFGATHPAPGATHFFGQLGKHRLKWESHTEFVTYTLFSDGVAERPFDGTSFEVFPKDWLADAPGVRLTSALIRVESETHGDGIEDKLNEWFVPESLASSRVLDDSAVIASDFRIDTHGHIRFAVFAAADCGERRIGRIVQRLTEIETYKTMSMLALPRARALSGELGVMDGQLSALVGSLRAGKAGTEETLDGLLAIGSDLETMLARSAFRFGAMEAYEALVQQRIVVLREERFGGRQTFAEFMMRRFDPAMRTCRSVQGRMEALAERAKRAGDLLSTRVNVDRSEQNAALLRSMDERAGMQLRLQRTVEGLSVVAISYYALGLVSALLFPAAARAGLSKDMVAALVVIPVVGAVWWVVRRIRKGMEKS; encoded by the coding sequence ATGTTGAAGGATCATCCCCGCCGCTACGAGCTGGCCAACGAGCTTCACGCGCGGCCGTTTCCCGCGCTGAAGGCGCCCTGCCGCGCCGCCTTCCTTGCCATCAAGCGCGAGGAGGACGCGGCAAATCGCGACCGCAGCATCGACCGGGCGCATCTGGAGGCGCTGCTCGACCGGTTCGGCGCGACCCATCCCGCGCCGGGGGCCACGCATTTCTTCGGCCAGCTGGGCAAGCACCGGCTGAAATGGGAGAGCCATACCGAATTCGTGACCTACACGCTGTTCTCGGACGGGGTGGCCGAGCGGCCCTTCGACGGCACGAGCTTCGAGGTTTTCCCGAAGGACTGGCTGGCCGATGCGCCGGGCGTGCGGCTGACCTCGGCGCTGATCCGGGTCGAGAGCGAGACCCATGGCGACGGCATCGAGGACAAGCTCAACGAATGGTTCGTCCCCGAGAGCCTGGCCTCGAGCCGGGTGTTGGACGACAGCGCGGTGATTGCCAGCGATTTCCGCATCGACACGCATGGCCATATCCGCTTCGCCGTCTTCGCCGCCGCCGATTGCGGCGAGCGGCGGATCGGGCGGATCGTGCAGCGGCTGACCGAGATCGAGACCTACAAGACCATGTCGATGCTGGCGCTGCCGCGCGCGCGGGCGCTGTCGGGCGAGCTGGGCGTGATGGACGGCCAGCTCTCGGCGCTGGTCGGCTCGCTGCGCGCGGGCAAGGCGGGCACCGAGGAGACGCTGGACGGGCTCTTGGCCATCGGCTCGGACCTGGAGACGATGCTGGCGCGCTCGGCCTTCCGCTTCGGCGCGATGGAGGCCTACGAGGCGCTGGTCCAGCAGCGCATCGTGGTCCTGCGCGAGGAACGCTTCGGCGGGCGGCAGACCTTTGCGGAGTTCATGATGCGCCGCTTCGATCCGGCGATGCGGACCTGCCGGTCGGTGCAGGGCCGGATGGAGGCGCTGGCCGAGCGCGCCAAGCGGGCGGGCGACCTGCTGTCGACGCGGGTCAATGTCGACCGGTCCGAGCAGAACGCGGCGCTGCTGCGCTCGATGGACGAACGGGCGGGGATGCAGCTGCGCCTTCAGCGCACGGTCGAGGGGCTGTCGGTCGTCGCGATCAGCTATTACGCGCTGGGGCTGGTCTCGGCGCTGCTCTTCCCGGCGGCGGCGCGGGCGGGGCTGTCGAAGGACATGGTCGCCGCGCTGGTCGTCATCCCGGTGGTGGGCGCCGTCTGGTGGGTCGTGCGGCGCATCCGGAAGGGCATGGAGAAGA
- the kynU gene encoding kynureninase — MAATMDWAATRRRFHLPDGVIYLDGNSLGPLPVAAAERVRRTVQDEWGEMLIRGWNEAGWMDWPARLGDRIGRLIGAAPGSVVVGDTLSIKVYQALASALEMRPDRRVILSDSGNFPTDLYMAEGLIASLGRGHELRVVAPGDVAEAIDADVAVLMLTTVDYRTGRMHDMAALSEAARAAGAVTIWDLAHSAGAHEVDLAGVGADFAVGCTYKYFNAGPGAPAFIYVRPDLQEEVRPALAGWLGHEAPFAFDPSYRPGRGIERMRVGTPPVLQLAALEAALDVWDDVDMAALRARSLELSERFAAGVAARCPELVPALPPEVARGSQVSFRHPEGYAIMQALIADGVIGDFRAPDILRFGFTPLYLSEADVDAALDRLERIVTGATWDRPEFRARKAVT; from the coding sequence ATGGCAGCCACGATGGACTGGGCCGCCACGCGCCGCCGCTTCCACCTGCCCGACGGGGTGATCTATCTCGACGGCAATTCGCTGGGTCCGCTGCCGGTCGCCGCCGCCGAGCGGGTGCGCCGCACGGTGCAGGACGAATGGGGCGAGATGCTGATCCGTGGCTGGAACGAGGCCGGCTGGATGGACTGGCCCGCGCGGCTGGGCGACCGGATCGGGCGGCTGATCGGCGCGGCCCCGGGATCGGTGGTCGTGGGCGACACGCTGTCGATCAAGGTCTACCAGGCGCTGGCCTCGGCGCTGGAGATGCGGCCCGACCGGCGCGTGATCCTGTCGGACAGCGGCAATTTTCCGACCGATCTCTATATGGCGGAGGGGCTGATCGCCTCGCTGGGGCGGGGCCACGAATTGCGCGTGGTCGCGCCCGGCGATGTGGCCGAGGCGATCGACGCGGACGTGGCCGTCCTGATGCTGACGACGGTCGATTACCGCACCGGGCGGATGCACGACATGGCCGCGCTGAGCGAGGCCGCGCGCGCCGCGGGGGCGGTGACGATCTGGGATCTGGCGCATTCGGCGGGGGCGCATGAGGTGGATCTCGCGGGCGTGGGCGCGGATTTCGCGGTGGGCTGCACCTACAAGTATTTCAACGCGGGCCCCGGCGCGCCCGCCTTCATCTATGTCCGCCCCGACCTGCAGGAGGAGGTGCGCCCCGCGCTGGCGGGCTGGCTGGGCCACGAGGCGCCCTTCGCTTTCGACCCGTCCTATCGGCCCGGGCGGGGGATCGAGCGGATGCGCGTCGGCACGCCGCCGGTGCTGCAACTGGCCGCGCTGGAGGCGGCGCTGGATGTCTGGGACGACGTGGACATGGCCGCGCTGCGCGCCCGGTCGCTGGAGCTCTCCGAGCGCTTCGCCGCGGGCGTCGCCGCGCGCTGTCCCGAGCTGGTCCCGGCGCTGCCGCCCGAGGTGGCGCGGGGCAGCCAGGTCAGCTTCCGCCATCCGGAGGGCTACGCGATCATGCAGGCGCTGATCGCCGATGGCGTGATCGGCGACTTCCGCGCGCCCGACATCCTGCGCTTCGGCTTCACCCCGCTCTACCTGTCGGAGGCGGATGTGGATGCCGCGCTGGACCGGCTGGAGCGCATCGTGACCGGCGCGACCTGGGACCGGCCCGAGTTCCGGGCGCGGAAGGCCGTGACGTGA
- a CDS encoding SDR family NAD(P)-dependent oxidoreductase: MGNELDGRHALVTGGGTGIGRAIAEALRDAGAAVTITGRRIEALRAVPGVTPIAMDVAEEASVVAGVAEARRANGPVHICVANAGIAEGRNLAETDAEFWRQMMAINLDGCFHSFRATIPDMLEEGWGRVIAISSIAGLKGLRGAACYTASKHGMIGLVRGLAADFVKKPLTINAICPAYVDTDIVSTNLERLRGRGLSEEAAQAAILDANPHGRLIGADEVAAMALYLCSDAARSVNGQALQISGGEF, encoded by the coding sequence TTGGGGAACGAATTGGACGGCCGCCACGCGCTGGTCACGGGCGGCGGGACCGGGATCGGCCGCGCCATCGCGGAGGCCCTGCGCGACGCGGGCGCGGCGGTCACGATCACCGGGCGCCGGATCGAGGCGCTGCGCGCCGTCCCGGGCGTCACGCCGATCGCGATGGACGTGGCCGAGGAGGCCTCGGTCGTGGCGGGCGTGGCCGAGGCGCGGCGCGCGAACGGGCCGGTCCATATCTGCGTCGCCAATGCGGGCATCGCCGAGGGCCGCAACCTGGCCGAGACCGACGCCGAATTCTGGCGGCAGATGATGGCGATCAATCTCGACGGCTGCTTCCATAGCTTCCGCGCGACCATCCCCGACATGCTGGAGGAAGGCTGGGGCCGGGTCATCGCGATCAGCTCGATCGCCGGGCTGAAGGGGCTGCGCGGGGCGGCCTGCTACACGGCGTCGAAACATGGGATGATCGGGCTGGTGCGCGGGCTGGCCGCGGATTTCGTGAAGAAGCCGCTGACGATCAACGCGATCTGCCCGGCCTATGTGGATACCGACATCGTCTCGACCAACCTGGAGCGGCTGCGCGGCCGGGGGCTGAGCGAAGAGGCGGCCCAGGCCGCGATCCTGGATGCGAACCCGCATGGCCGCCTGATCGGCGCCGACGAGGTGGCGGCGATGGCGCTCTATCTGTGTTCCGACGCGGCGCGCAGCGTGAACGGCCAGGCGCTGCAGATCTCAGGCGGGGAATTCTAA
- a CDS encoding Re/Si-specific NAD(P)(+) transhydrogenase subunit alpha, which yields MKIGAPKEVQDDEARVAITPESAGHLQKLGHEVAIEAGAGEKAGFTDAAYRDAGVEVVKSAAQLFKLADVIVKVRPPTETEVKRLTHGKTLISFFYPGSNEALMEMAKDKGASVIAMDMVPRISRAQKMDALSSMANIAGYRAVIEAGNNFGRFFTGQVTAAGKVPPAKVLVVGAGVAGLAAIGTSTSLGAITYAFDVRPEVAEQIESMGAQFVFLEFSDDELPDGAETGGYAPPSSPEFQEKQLAKFREMAPEIDIVITTALIPNRPAPVLWTKDMVEAMKPGSVIIDLAAERGGNCELTEKDAKIVTENGVTIVGYTDFASRMATQSSVLYGNNIRHMIADLTPGKDGQIVHDMEDDVIRGATIAHAGEITWPPPPPKVAAIAVQKKEKPKELTAEEKRAQEVAAFQSETKFQVGLIATGGILLLLAGLFTPASFMQHFIVFTLACFVGFQVIWGVAHSLHTPLMAVTNAISSIIILGALLQIGSGSFLVIFLAALSVFMAGINIFGGFLVTRRMLAMFQKS from the coding sequence ATGAAGATCGGCGCACCGAAAGAGGTCCAGGACGACGAAGCCCGCGTCGCCATCACCCCCGAAAGCGCCGGCCATTTGCAGAAGCTGGGCCACGAGGTCGCCATCGAGGCGGGTGCGGGCGAGAAGGCGGGCTTCACCGACGCCGCCTATCGCGATGCGGGCGTTGAGGTGGTGAAATCCGCGGCCCAGCTCTTCAAGCTGGCCGACGTGATCGTCAAGGTCCGCCCCCCGACCGAGACCGAGGTCAAGCGCCTCACCCATGGCAAGACGCTGATTTCCTTCTTCTATCCCGGCTCGAACGAGGCGCTGATGGAGATGGCCAAGGACAAGGGCGCTTCGGTCATCGCGATGGACATGGTCCCCCGCATCAGCCGCGCGCAGAAGATGGACGCACTGTCTTCCATGGCCAATATCGCCGGCTACCGCGCCGTGATCGAGGCGGGCAACAATTTCGGCCGCTTCTTCACCGGCCAGGTGACGGCCGCGGGCAAGGTGCCGCCGGCCAAAGTGCTGGTCGTCGGCGCGGGCGTCGCGGGCCTCGCCGCCATCGGCACCTCGACCTCGCTGGGCGCGATCACCTACGCCTTCGACGTCCGCCCCGAGGTGGCCGAACAGATCGAGTCGATGGGCGCGCAGTTCGTGTTCCTCGAATTCTCCGACGACGAGCTGCCCGACGGCGCCGAGACGGGCGGCTACGCGCCCCCCTCCTCCCCCGAATTCCAGGAAAAGCAGCTCGCCAAGTTCCGCGAGATGGCGCCCGAGATCGACATCGTCATCACCACCGCGCTGATCCCCAACCGGCCCGCCCCGGTGCTCTGGACCAAGGACATGGTCGAGGCGATGAAGCCCGGCTCGGTGATCATCGACCTCGCCGCCGAGCGCGGCGGCAATTGCGAGCTGACCGAGAAGGACGCCAAGATCGTCACCGAAAACGGCGTGACCATCGTCGGCTACACCGATTTCGCCAGCCGCATGGCCACGCAATCCTCGGTCCTCTACGGCAACAACATCCGCCACATGATCGCCGACCTGACCCCCGGCAAGGACGGCCAGATCGTCCACGACATGGAGGACGACGTGATCCGCGGCGCGACCATCGCCCATGCCGGCGAGATCACCTGGCCGCCCCCGCCCCCGAAGGTGGCGGCCATCGCCGTCCAGAAGAAGGAAAAGCCCAAGGAGCTGACGGCCGAGGAAAAGCGCGCCCAAGAGGTCGCGGCCTTCCAGTCCGAGACCAAGTTCCAGGTCGGGCTGATCGCCACCGGCGGCATTCTCCTGCTGCTCGCCGGCCTCTTCACGCCGGCCAGCTTCATGCAGCATTTCATCGTCTTCACCCTGGCCTGCTTCGTGGGCTTCCAGGTGATCTGGGGCGTCGCGCACAGCCTGCACACGCCGCTGATGGCGGTGACCAACGCGATCTCTTCGATCATCATCCTCGGCGCGCTGCTGCAGATCGGATCGGGCAGCTTCCTCGTCATCTTCCTCGCCGCGCTCTCGGTCTTCATGGCTGGGATCAACATTTTCGGCGGCTTCCTCGTGACACGGCGCATGCTCGCCATGTTCCAGAAGTCGTAA
- a CDS encoding NAD(P)(+) transhydrogenase (Re/Si-specific) subunit beta, which translates to MEIGFTNAAYVVAGVLFILSLGGLSGQESAKRAVWYGIVGMALAVLATLFGPGAGLWPVSIILIGLGGAIGYVLATRVQMTQMPELVAAMHSLVGLAAVFVGLNAHIEIGRVAAAFTEAGLPFPRPYDAAPEQVAASAVVAEQFRGFGAVVAKKIPVEITILQIELFLGVFIGAVTFTGSVIAYGKLAGRVNTAAAKLPGGHMLNAAAAAISVLCLFWYVSSGGAIPLLLMTLAALFIGYHLIMGIGGADMPVVVSMLNSYSGWAAAAIGFSLGNDLLIVVGALVGSSGAILSYIMCKAMNRSFVSVILGGFGGPAGAQMAVEGEQVAIDADGVANALNEADSVIIVPGYGMAVAQAQTAVAELTRKLRAKGKVVRFAIHPVAGRLPGHMNVLLAEAKVPYDIVLEMDEINEDFPDTDVAIVIGSNDIVNPAAQDDPNSPIAGMPVLEVWRSKQVFVSKRGQGTGYSGIENPLFFKDNTRMFYGDAKASLDALMPKID; encoded by the coding sequence ATGGAAATCGGTTTCACCAATGCGGCCTACGTGGTCGCGGGCGTCCTCTTCATCCTGTCGCTGGGCGGGCTCTCGGGCCAGGAGTCGGCCAAGCGCGCCGTCTGGTACGGCATCGTCGGCATGGCACTCGCCGTGCTGGCCACGCTCTTCGGGCCGGGCGCCGGGCTCTGGCCGGTCTCGATCATCCTGATCGGGCTGGGCGGCGCCATCGGCTACGTGCTGGCCACCCGGGTCCAGATGACCCAGATGCCCGAACTCGTGGCCGCGATGCACAGCCTCGTGGGCCTCGCCGCGGTCTTCGTGGGCCTCAACGCCCATATCGAGATCGGCCGCGTCGCCGCCGCCTTCACCGAGGCCGGCCTGCCCTTCCCGCGCCCCTATGACGCCGCGCCCGAACAGGTCGCCGCCTCCGCCGTGGTCGCCGAGCAGTTCCGCGGCTTCGGCGCCGTGGTCGCCAAGAAGATCCCGGTCGAGATCACGATCCTGCAGATCGAGCTCTTCCTCGGCGTCTTCATCGGCGCGGTCACCTTCACCGGCTCGGTCATCGCCTATGGCAAGCTCGCCGGCCGCGTGAACACCGCCGCCGCCAAGCTGCCGGGCGGGCATATGCTGAACGCCGCCGCCGCGGCGATCTCGGTGCTGTGCCTGTTCTGGTACGTCTCCTCGGGCGGGGCCATCCCGCTCCTGCTGATGACGCTCGCCGCGCTCTTCATCGGCTATCACCTGATCATGGGCATCGGCGGCGCGGACATGCCGGTCGTCGTCTCGATGCTCAACAGCTATTCCGGCTGGGCGGCCGCCGCGATCGGCTTCAGCCTCGGCAACGATCTCCTGATCGTCGTGGGCGCGCTGGTCGGCTCCTCGGGCGCGATCCTCTCCTACATCATGTGCAAGGCGATGAACCGCAGCTTCGTCTCGGTCATCCTGGGCGGCTTCGGCGGCCCGGCGGGCGCGCAGATGGCGGTCGAGGGCGAGCAGGTGGCGATCGATGCCGACGGCGTGGCCAACGCCCTGAACGAGGCCGACAGCGTCATCATCGTCCCCGGCTACGGCATGGCCGTGGCCCAGGCGCAGACCGCCGTGGCCGAGCTCACGCGCAAGCTGCGCGCCAAGGGCAAGGTCGTGCGCTTCGCCATCCACCCCGTCGCGGGCCGCCTGCCCGGCCACATGAACGTTCTTCTGGCCGAGGCGAAGGTGCCCTACGACATCGTGCTGGAAATGGACGAGATCAACGAGGACTTCCCCGACACCGACGTGGCCATCGTCATCGGCTCGAACGACATCGTGAACCCGGCCGCGCAGGACGATCCGAATTCGCCCATCGCCGGGATGCCGGTGCTCGAAGTCTGGCGGTCCAAGCAGGTCTTTGTCTCCAAGCGCGGCCAGGGCACCGGCTATTCCGGCATCGAGAACCCGCTCTTCTTCAAGGACAACACGCGCATGTTCTACGGCGACGCCAAGGCCTCGCTCGATGCGCTGATGCCCAAGATCGACTGA
- a CDS encoding D-lyxose/D-mannose family sugar isomerase — MKRSEVNSIIRWADEFMRAHGVHLPPFAYWSPEELGDRRAAAAGVIEGRLGWDITDYGLGRWAEQGLFLFTARNGRQADLKRGGGMCYAEKIMISREGQLSPMHRHWLKAEDIINRGGATLAIELNGSAPDGSFDADAGGTVFCDGLRRDFAPGEVLRLAPGESVTLMPGDWHAFWGEGGDVLIGEVSTVNDDATDNWFREPIGRFAEIEEDEPPLHLLVSDYDRLI; from the coding sequence ATGAAGCGATCCGAGGTCAATTCGATCATCCGCTGGGCGGACGAGTTCATGCGCGCGCATGGCGTGCACCTGCCGCCCTTCGCCTATTGGTCGCCCGAAGAGCTGGGCGACCGGCGCGCCGCGGCTGCGGGCGTGATCGAGGGGCGGCTGGGCTGGGACATCACCGATTACGGGCTGGGGCGTTGGGCCGAGCAGGGCCTGTTCCTCTTCACCGCGCGCAACGGCCGGCAGGCCGATCTGAAGCGCGGCGGCGGCATGTGCTACGCCGAGAAGATCATGATCTCGCGCGAGGGCCAGCTGAGCCCGATGCACCGCCACTGGCTGAAGGCCGAGGACATCATCAACCGTGGGGGCGCGACGCTGGCGATCGAGCTGAACGGCTCGGCCCCCGATGGCAGCTTCGACGCGGACGCGGGCGGGACGGTGTTCTGCGACGGGCTGCGCCGCGATTTCGCGCCGGGCGAGGTGCTGCGGCTGGCGCCGGGCGAGAGCGTGACGCTGATGCCGGGCGACTGGCACGCCTTCTGGGGCGAGGGCGGCGACGTGCTGATCGGCGAGGTGTCGACCGTCAACGACGACGCGACCGACAACTGGTTCCGCGAGCCCATCGGCCGCTTCGCGGAGATCGAGGAGGACGAGCCGCCGCTGCACCTGTTGGTGAGCGATTACGACCGGCTGATCTGA
- the hppD gene encoding 4-hydroxyphenylpyruvate dioxygenase, whose amino-acid sequence MGPFPHDAPYSEISDRNPAGTDGFEFVEFAHEDPQALRDIFTAQGYTHVATHKTKAVEVWQQGDITYLVNAEPGSHAMGFVAEHGPCAPSMGWRVADADHAFAHAVSKGAEPYDGPGRVMDVPAIRGIGGSLIYFIENYRDASPYNAEFDWVAKANPEGVGFHYLDHLTHNVHKGNMDVWFRFYGDLFNFREIRFFDIQGKHSGLLSRALTSPCGRIRIPINEDRGETGQIVEYLKRYKGEGIQHIAVGAKDIYDAVDAIAANGVTFMPKPPHSYYELSRERVAGHTEPLDRMEAHGILIDGEGVVGGGETRILLQIFSKTCIGPIFFEFIQRKGDEGFGEGNFKALFEAIEQDQIDRGVLKAG is encoded by the coding sequence ATGGGCCCCTTCCCGCATGACGCCCCGTATTCCGAGATCAGCGACCGCAACCCCGCCGGCACCGACGGGTTCGAGTTCGTCGAATTCGCCCATGAGGACCCGCAGGCGCTGCGCGACATCTTCACCGCGCAGGGCTACACCCATGTCGCGACGCACAAGACCAAGGCCGTCGAGGTCTGGCAGCAGGGCGACATCACCTATCTGGTCAATGCCGAGCCGGGCAGCCACGCGATGGGCTTCGTGGCCGAGCACGGGCCCTGCGCGCCCTCGATGGGCTGGCGCGTGGCGGATGCGGACCATGCCTTCGCCCATGCCGTGTCGAAGGGCGCCGAGCCCTATGACGGGCCGGGCCGAGTGATGGACGTGCCGGCGATCCGCGGGATCGGCGGCAGCCTGATCTATTTCATCGAGAATTACCGCGACGCCTCGCCCTACAATGCCGAGTTCGACTGGGTGGCGAAGGCGAACCCGGAGGGCGTGGGCTTCCACTATCTCGACCACCTCACGCATAACGTCCACAAGGGCAATATGGACGTGTGGTTCCGGTTCTACGGCGATCTGTTCAACTTCCGCGAGATCCGCTTCTTCGACATCCAGGGCAAGCATTCGGGCCTGCTCAGCCGGGCGCTGACCTCGCCCTGCGGGCGCATCCGGATCCCGATCAACGAGGACCGGGGCGAGACCGGGCAGATCGTGGAATATCTCAAGCGCTACAAGGGCGAGGGCATCCAGCATATCGCGGTGGGCGCGAAGGATATCTACGACGCGGTGGACGCCATCGCCGCCAATGGCGTGACCTTCATGCCGAAGCCGCCGCACAGCTATTACGAGCTGAGCCGCGAGCGGGTGGCGGGCCACACGGAGCCGCTGGACCGGATGGAGGCGCATGGCATCCTGATCGACGGCGAAGGCGTTGTGGGCGGCGGCGAGACGCGGATCCTGCTGCAGATCTTCTCGAAGACCTGCATCGGGCCGATCTTCTTCGAATTCATCCAGCGCAAGGGCGACGAGGGCTTCGGCGAGGGCAACTTCAAGGCGCTGTTCGAGGCGATCGAGCAGGACCAGATCGACCGCGGCGTGCTGAAGGCGGGCTGA
- a CDS encoding Lrp/AsnC family transcriptional regulator, producing MDATDRHLLRLIQKDATLTAEALGRALNLSASQAGRRRARLEAAGAIRATQARLDPAALGLDVQAFVQVQMASQTPERARAFLRLLEAEPRVASVWTLTGEADYLLRVWCRDLASLNDLIHRVLLPHEAVARVQSQIVMDQPKRDGPLPV from the coding sequence ATGGACGCCACCGACCGCCACCTCCTTCGCCTGATCCAGAAGGACGCCACGCTGACCGCCGAAGCGCTGGGCCGGGCGCTGAACCTCTCGGCCAGCCAGGCCGGCCGCCGCCGCGCCCGGCTCGAGGCGGCGGGCGCGATCCGCGCCACCCAGGCCCGGCTCGATCCGGCGGCGCTGGGCCTCGACGTCCAGGCCTTCGTCCAGGTCCAGATGGCCAGCCAGACGCCCGAGCGCGCCCGCGCCTTCCTGCGCCTGCTGGAGGCCGAGCCCCGCGTCGCCTCGGTCTGGACCCTGACCGGCGAGGCCGACTACCTGCTGCGCGTCTGGTGCCGCGACCTCGCCAGCCTGAACGACCTGATCCACCGCGTGCTGCTGCCGCACGAGGCCGTGGCCCGGGTCCAGAGTCAGATCGTCATGGATCAGCCCAAGCGCGACGGCCCCCTGCCCGTCTAG
- a CDS encoding cation:proton antiporter domain-containing protein, translating into MESFLFQAAIYLAAATLCVPLAVRFGFGSVLGYLVAGILIGPVTGLVGSEAESLQHFAEFGVVMLLFVIGLELDPRALWDMRMRLLGLGMGQILLTMGAVTGIAILLGLTWQIALAIGMIFALSSTAIVMQTLDEKELTPTRGGRSAFSVLLAQDIVVIPMLALMPLLGSGRVGSGDHGEEPLGDGGGATMQAEVSHWVETLPGWGLTALTVAAVAVVILGGMFLTRPVFNFAGRAGLSEMNTIVSLLFVIGVAVLMMMVGLSPALGTFLAGVVLANSEFRHELEADIAPFKGILLGLFFITVGAGIDFATFLGAPFLVLGTVIGLMAIKGVILYLLALLARLKGRDRILFTLSLAQAGEFGFVLTSVALADGVFGREVSGILLLAIAFSMLLTPLLFVLYERLALHAHEGEAMPDDEIDQRAEVIIAGVGRFGQVVHRMLQGAGIKTVVLDRDVETIRLLREFGIKTYMGDPTRPELLEAAGLSEAKVLVVALDNRADAVKLTRMAKAMNPDIEIVARAYDRVHVYELYRAGARDIVREMFDSSLRAGRYALEKLGWSETDAHRAREAFYRHDRETLLDLAKLWKPGVPIRENPEYTARAREHSRGLENALLTRFGEDDEAAEASAEEPAAKPAE; encoded by the coding sequence ATGGAGTCCTTCCTCTTCCAGGCGGCGATCTATCTCGCGGCGGCCACGCTCTGCGTTCCGCTGGCGGTCCGCTTCGGCTTCGGCTCGGTGCTGGGCTACCTCGTCGCGGGCATCCTGATCGGCCCGGTCACCGGCCTTGTCGGATCGGAGGCCGAGAGCCTGCAGCACTTCGCCGAATTCGGCGTCGTCATGCTGCTTTTCGTGATCGGCCTCGAACTCGATCCCCGCGCGCTCTGGGACATGCGGATGCGCCTGCTGGGGCTGGGGATGGGACAGATCCTGCTGACAATGGGCGCGGTCACGGGCATCGCGATCCTTCTCGGCCTCACCTGGCAGATCGCGCTGGCCATCGGCATGATCTTCGCACTCTCCTCGACCGCCATCGTCATGCAGACCCTCGACGAGAAGGAGCTGACGCCCACCCGCGGCGGGCGCTCGGCCTTCTCGGTGCTGCTGGCGCAGGACATCGTGGTGATCCCGATGCTGGCGCTGATGCCGCTTCTCGGCTCGGGGCGCGTCGGCTCCGGCGACCACGGCGAGGAGCCGCTGGGCGACGGCGGCGGCGCGACCATGCAGGCCGAGGTCAGCCACTGGGTCGAAACCCTGCCCGGCTGGGGCCTGACCGCGCTGACCGTGGCCGCCGTCGCGGTCGTGATCCTGGGCGGCATGTTCCTGACGCGCCCGGTCTTCAACTTCGCCGGCCGCGCCGGCCTGTCCGAGATGAACACCATCGTCTCGCTGCTCTTCGTGATCGGCGTGGCGGTTCTGATGATGATGGTGGGACTGTCGCCCGCGCTGGGCACCTTCCTCGCGGGCGTGGTGCTGGCAAATTCGGAGTTCCGGCACGAGCTCGAGGCCGATATCGCGCCCTTCAAGGGCATCCTGCTGGGCCTGTTCTTTATCACGGTGGGCGCCGGGATCGACTTCGCCACCTTCCTCGGCGCGCCCTTCCTCGTGCTCGGCACGGTGATCGGCCTGATGGCGATCAAGGGCGTGATCCTCTACCTGCTGGCGCTGCTCGCGCGGCTCAAGGGGCGCGACCGGATCCTCTTCACGCTCAGCCTCGCGCAGGCGGGCGAATTCGGCTTCGTGCTGACCTCCGTCGCGCTGGCCGACGGTGTCTTCGGGCGCGAGGTCTCGGGGATCCTGCTTCTCGCCATCGCCTTTTCGATGCTGCTCACGCCGCTTCTCTTCGTCCTCTACGAACGCCTTGCGCTGCATGCCCACGAGGGCGAGGCGATGCCCGACGACGAGATCGACCAGCGCGCCGAGGTCATCATCGCGGGTGTCGGCCGCTTCGGGCAGGTCGTGCACCGGATGCTGCAGGGCGCGGGGATCAAGACGGTGGTCCTCGACCGCGATGTCGAGACGATCCGGCTGCTGCGCGAGTTCGGGATCAAGACCTATATGGGCGACCCGACCCGGCCCGAACTGCTCGAGGCGGCGGGCCTGTCCGAGGCCAAGGTCCTGGTCGTCGCGCTCGACAACCGGGCGGACGCGGTCAAGCTGACCCGCATGGCCAAGGCGATGAACCCCGATATCGAGATCGTCGCCCGCGCCTATGACCGGGTCCATGTCTACGAGCTCTATCGCGCGGGCGCGCGCGACATCGTCCGCGAGATGTTCGACAGCAGCCTGCGCGCCGGGCGCTACGCGCTGGAGAAGCTGGGCTGGTCCGAGACCGACGCCCACCGGGCGCGCGAGGCCTTCTACCGCCACGACCGCGAGACGCTCCTGGACCTCGCCAAGCTGTGGAAGCCGGGCGTCCCGATCCGCGAGAACCCCGAATACACTGCCCGCGCGCGCGAGCATTCCCGCGGGCTGGAGAACGCGCTGCTGACCCGCTTCGGCGAGGACGACGAGGCCGCGGAGGCGAGCGCCGAGGAACCGGCGGCCAAGCCCGCCGAGTGA